In a genomic window of Trachemys scripta elegans isolate TJP31775 chromosome 12, CAS_Tse_1.0, whole genome shotgun sequence:
- the APEX1 gene encoding DNA-(apurinic or apyrimidinic site) lyase, with amino-acid sequence MPKRGKKAEDVDSADELEATEPEVKKSKKGAAKGLKEKVAEGPILYQDPPNKLTSPSGQKYTLKVTSWNVDGLRAWVKKKGLEWVREEDPDVLCLQETKCAEKLLPPEMREMPEYPHKYWACAGAKEGYSGVALLCKTEPLSITYGIGEEEHDQEGRVITAEFPSHFLVTAYVPNAGRGLVRLEYRQRWDAAFRAYLRGLDARKPLVLCGDLNVAHTEIDLKNPKGNKKSAGFTPEERQGFGELLTAGFTDTFRHLYPDTPHAYTFWTYMMNARAKNVGWRLDYFLVSTRLLGVLCDSKIRSQAMGSDHCPITLYMAL; translated from the exons ATGCCCAAACGGGGGAAGAAGGCAGAGGATGTGGACAGCGCGGACGAGCTCGAGGCCACAG agccCGAGGTAAAGAAGAGCAAGAAGGGGGCAGCCAAGGGCCTCAAGGAGAAGGTGGCAGAGGGCCCCATCCTGTACCAGGATCCGCCCAACAAGCTCACCTCCCCCAGTGGGCAGAAGTACACCCTGAAGGTCACATCGTGGAACGTGGACGGGCTCCGGGCCTGGGTCAAGAAGAAGGGGCTGGAG TGGGTGCGTGAGGAGGACCCTGACGTGCTGTGCCTGCAGGAGACCAAGTGTGCAGAGAAGCTGCTGCCCCCCGAGATGCGGGAGATGCCTGAGTACCCCCACAAGTACTGGGCCTGCGCCGGTGCCAAGGAGGGCTACAGCGGGGTGGCGCTGCTCTGCAAGACTGAGCCGCTCAGCATCACCTATGGCATCG GTGAGGAGGAGCACGACCAGGAGGGCCGGGTGATAACGGCTGAGTTCCCCTCGCACTTCCTGGTGACAGCCTACGTGCCCAACGCGGGCCGGGGGCTGGTGCGGCTGGAGTACCGCCAGCGCTGGGACGCCGCCTTCCGGGCCTACCTGCGGGGGCTGGATGCTCGCAAGCCCCTGGTGCTGTGTGGGGACCTCAATGTGGCCCACACCGAGATCGACCTGAAGAACCCCAAGGGCAATAAGAAGTCGGCAGGCTTCACGCCTGAGGAGCGCCAGGGCTTCGGGGAGCTGCTGACAGCCGGCTTCACCGACACCTTCCGCCACCTCTACCCTGACACGCCCCATGCCTACACCTTCTGGACCTACATGATGAATGCTCGCGCCAAGAACGTGGGCTGGCGCCTTGACTACTTCCTGGTCTCGACGCGCCTGCTGGGGGTGCTGTGCGACAGCAAGATTCGCTCCCAGGCCATGGGCAGTGACCACTGCCCCATCACCCTCTACATGGCCCTgtga